A single Mangrovimonas sp. YM274 DNA region contains:
- the rlmH gene encoding 23S rRNA (pseudouridine(1915)-N(3))-methyltransferase RlmH yields MTIKLLAIGKTDSKDLQSLINDYEKRLGFYIKFDLDIIPDLKKVKHLSEAQQKQKEGELILSKLQPTDVLILLDENGKQLDSVGFSEYLQKHMNSGIKQLVFVIGGPYGFSPEVYQKAQGKVSLSKMTFSHQMVRLFMIEQLYRAFTILKNEPYHHR; encoded by the coding sequence ATGACCATAAAACTTTTAGCCATAGGGAAAACCGATTCTAAGGACTTGCAATCCCTAATCAACGATTACGAAAAACGTTTGGGGTTCTACATTAAATTTGACCTAGACATCATTCCAGACCTTAAAAAAGTAAAACACCTCAGCGAAGCCCAACAAAAACAAAAAGAAGGCGAACTGATTTTAAGCAAGCTTCAGCCTACCGATGTATTAATTTTGTTGGATGAAAACGGAAAGCAACTGGACTCCGTAGGGTTTTCAGAATACCTTCAAAAACATATGAATTCTGGGATTAAGCAATTAGTATTTGTAATTGGTGGGCCTTATGGTTTTTCGCCTGAAGTGTATCAAAAAGCACAAGGCAAGGTTTCCCTATCCAAAATGACCTTTTCACATCAAATGGTACGCTTGTTTATGATTGAACAGCTGTATAGAGCCTTTACCATCCTAAAAAACGAACCCTATCACCACCGCTAA
- a CDS encoding YihY/virulence factor BrkB family protein has product MTKSLEEKLESIPVISTLMRLLKKIQLPALEGLTLYDLLKLYITGIVKGAVTSRASAIAFSFFTAIFPFLLFILILIPHIPIDGFREEFLMFLESFLPPQTSDFFFANIFGNIENTERGGLLSSVFLLSIMLMANGVSAVFSGFESSYHEQLTRSVFRQYLLAVGVALILGLLLIITVAIFGYFEIYIIQPLLDSLHEQGLAPKESNVTWLIVAKYVFFVLMVYLATAVLYYFGTKEGKSSKFFSVGALFTTLLIILNSYLFGIYIENFSQYNELYGSIGALLILLFYLWLNSNILLLGYELNATINRLKKSV; this is encoded by the coding sequence ATGACCAAATCCTTAGAAGAAAAGCTAGAGTCAATTCCTGTAATAAGTACTCTTATGCGGTTATTGAAAAAAATCCAGCTTCCCGCCTTAGAAGGATTGACATTATACGACCTGTTAAAACTCTATATTACTGGAATTGTAAAGGGAGCAGTTACCTCGAGGGCAAGTGCCATTGCCTTTAGTTTTTTCACTGCTATATTTCCATTTTTACTGTTTATTTTGATTCTGATACCCCATATTCCTATTGATGGGTTTAGAGAGGAGTTTTTGATGTTTTTGGAGTCTTTTTTACCGCCACAAACTTCCGATTTTTTCTTTGCCAATATTTTTGGTAATATTGAAAACACTGAGCGCGGTGGGTTGCTGTCGTCGGTGTTTCTGCTGTCCATCATGCTTATGGCCAATGGTGTAAGTGCTGTATTTTCTGGCTTTGAAAGCTCGTATCACGAACAGCTAACCAGAAGCGTGTTTAGACAGTACTTGTTGGCGGTGGGTGTAGCTTTAATCTTGGGGTTGTTGTTAATTATTACAGTCGCTATTTTTGGGTATTTTGAAATTTATATCATCCAACCCTTGTTGGATAGTTTGCATGAGCAAGGATTGGCGCCTAAAGAGAGTAATGTAACTTGGTTGATTGTTGCCAAATATGTCTTTTTTGTATTAATGGTATACTTAGCAACAGCTGTACTGTATTATTTTGGAACCAAAGAGGGGAAGTCTTCAAAGTTCTTTTCGGTGGGGGCGTTGTTTACAACCTTACTCATTATTTTGAATTCCTATCTGTTTGGTATTTACATAGAAAACTTTTCGCAATATAATGAGCTCTACGGGTCAATTGGAGCTTTGTTGATTCTTCTTTTTTACCTGTGGTTGAATTCCAATATTTTGTTGTTGGGCTACGAGCTTAACGCAACCATCAACCGTTTAAAGAAAAGTGTTTAA
- the nadC gene encoding carboxylating nicotinate-nucleotide diphosphorylase, which produces MISKAQFNKELELIITNAIREDVGDGDHSSLACIPITARGKAKLLVKDNGIIAGVDFAKMVFKSVDKNLSVKTFIKDGRTVQKGDVVFYVEGSSQSILKAERLVLNAMQRMSAIATKTKKYVDLLEGTKTKLLDTRKTTPGIRALEKWAVKIGGGENHRFALYDMIMLKDNHIDFAGGITKAITKTRQYLEDTDRDLKIIVEARNLDEIREILQNEGIYRILIDNFNYEDTRKAVEMIGDVCLTESSGGITEATIREYALCGVDYISSGALTHSVNNMDLSLKAVE; this is translated from the coding sequence ATGATTTCCAAGGCGCAATTTAATAAAGAATTAGAGTTGATTATTACCAATGCCATTCGAGAGGATGTGGGAGATGGGGATCATAGTTCTTTGGCCTGTATACCAATTACAGCAAGGGGGAAGGCGAAACTTTTGGTGAAGGACAATGGCATTATAGCAGGTGTGGACTTTGCTAAAATGGTCTTTAAAAGTGTGGATAAAAACTTGTCTGTAAAAACCTTTATCAAGGACGGTCGAACGGTGCAAAAAGGGGATGTGGTGTTTTATGTAGAGGGATCTTCACAGTCTATTTTAAAAGCAGAGCGTTTAGTGCTTAATGCCATGCAACGCATGAGTGCCATAGCCACCAAAACAAAAAAATATGTAGATTTATTGGAGGGGACCAAAACCAAATTGTTGGATACCAGAAAAACTACTCCAGGAATTCGTGCTTTGGAAAAGTGGGCCGTGAAAATTGGAGGAGGCGAAAACCATCGTTTCGCTTTGTATGACATGATTATGTTGAAGGACAATCATATTGATTTTGCGGGCGGCATTACCAAGGCCATTACTAAAACAAGGCAATATTTGGAAGATACCGATAGGGATTTGAAAATTATTGTAGAAGCTAGGAATCTGGATGAAATAAGGGAAATTCTCCAAAACGAAGGGATTTATCGAATTTTAATCGATAACTTTAATTACGAAGATACCAGAAAGGCTGTCGAAATGATTGGAGATGTATGCTTAACCGAGTCTTCCGGAGGGATTACCGAAGCTACTATTAGAGAGTATGCCCTATGCGGTGTAGATTATATTTCTTCTGGAGCCTTGACACATTCGGTTAATAACATGGACCTAAGTTTAAAGGCGGTAGAGTAA
- a CDS encoding DUF481 domain-containing protein, translated as MKQKVLCSFVVFIVAILQLNAQNDTIVLKNNNTLVGTMKEMNNGVLTIETDYSKDDFRIKWLHVKEVKSMQLFLINLSNGTRFNGSIKMSEDDPDEVLLVSETESITVKVDEIVYFKEVESDFISRVDAEVSVGFNFTKVNNLAQLAVNSKISYTGSKWFFNGGYNRVSSSQDNVESTIRTDATLGSRYFLKKDWFALASANFLSNDEQKLKLRTAVQGGIGKYIIHSNRMYLASGGGLAWNNERYTDPAISNRNSLEAFLAVEANLFDFDDFDLYTNVTGYPSLTEKNRFRTDLNITGKYDLPFNLFIKMGLTYNYDSKPVEGASTNDYVFQTTFGWETD; from the coding sequence ATGAAACAAAAAGTACTCTGCTCTTTTGTGGTCTTTATAGTTGCGATACTGCAACTCAATGCACAAAACGACACCATTGTTTTAAAGAACAACAATACACTTGTTGGGACTATGAAGGAAATGAACAATGGGGTATTGACCATAGAAACTGATTATAGTAAAGACGATTTTAGAATAAAATGGCTGCATGTTAAAGAAGTAAAAAGCATGCAGCTTTTTTTAATCAATCTTTCCAACGGTACACGTTTTAATGGATCTATAAAAATGTCTGAGGACGACCCTGATGAAGTCCTTTTGGTGAGTGAAACAGAATCCATTACAGTTAAAGTGGATGAGATTGTTTATTTTAAGGAGGTGGAATCCGATTTCATTTCAAGAGTAGATGCAGAGGTTTCAGTAGGATTCAACTTTACTAAGGTGAATAATTTGGCGCAATTAGCCGTTAATAGCAAAATTTCCTATACGGGAAGCAAATGGTTTTTTAACGGGGGATACAATAGGGTGAGTAGTAGTCAGGATAATGTGGAGTCGACTATTCGTACCGATGCTACTTTAGGATCCCGTTATTTCCTTAAAAAGGACTGGTTTGCCTTGGCTTCTGCAAATTTCCTTTCCAATGACGAACAGAAATTAAAACTTCGTACCGCTGTTCAAGGTGGTATAGGGAAATATATCATCCATTCCAACAGAATGTACTTGGCTTCAGGTGGGGGATTGGCATGGAACAACGAGCGTTATACAGATCCAGCGATTAGTAACAGGAACAGTTTGGAGGCGTTTTTAGCGGTAGAAGCCAATTTATTCGACTTCGATGATTTTGACTTATACACCAATGTAACCGGGTATCCCAGTTTAACGGAAAAGAATCGATTCCGTACAGATTTAAACATTACAGGAAAATACGACTTGCCATTTAATTTGTTTATAAAAATGGGACTTACCTATAATTATGATAGCAAACCTGTTGAAGGAGCTTCTACCAATGATTATGTGTTCCAAACAACCTTTGGCTGGGAGACAGATTGA
- the rpsF gene encoding 30S ribosomal protein S6 → MNHYETVFILNPVLSETQVKETVEKYEDFLVSRGAKMIAKEDWGLKKLAYPIQNKKSGFYHLFEYTVEGEVISPLELEFRRDERFMRYLTVKLDKHAIAWAEKRRNRNKQKA, encoded by the coding sequence ATGAATCATTATGAAACTGTTTTCATCTTAAATCCCGTTTTATCTGAGACTCAGGTAAAGGAAACAGTAGAGAAATACGAAGATTTTCTTGTTTCTAGAGGGGCAAAGATGATAGCCAAGGAAGATTGGGGGCTTAAAAAATTAGCTTACCCAATTCAAAACAAAAAGAGTGGTTTCTATCACTTATTTGAGTACACCGTAGAAGGTGAGGTTATTTCTCCACTAGAATTGGAGTTCAGACGTGATGAGCGTTTTATGCGTTACTTGACCGTGAAATTAGACAAGCATGCAATTGCTTGGGCAGAAAAGAGAAGAAATAGAAACAAACAAAAAGCGTAA
- a CDS encoding HPF/RaiA family ribosome-associated protein, which translates to MKIKIQYVNLDNSNSLSTYTIKKLEGLAKKYDWVINCSVSFKEDNNHQKHWKICNMELSLPGPRIFASSTERNFEMAVKETIGDLEKQLKKRKQVFATY; encoded by the coding sequence ATGAAAATCAAAATTCAATACGTAAATCTAGATAACAGCAATTCTTTATCTACTTACACAATTAAAAAACTTGAAGGATTAGCAAAAAAATATGATTGGGTAATCAATTGCAGTGTTTCTTTTAAAGAAGATAACAATCATCAAAAACATTGGAAAATTTGTAATATGGAATTGAGTTTACCTGGTCCAAGAATTTTTGCTTCTTCAACTGAAAGGAATTTTGAAATGGCGGTTAAAGAAACTATTGGTGATTTGGAAAAACAGCTAAAAAAAAGAAAGCAAGTTTTTGCAACTTATTGA
- the rpsR gene encoding 30S ribosomal protein S18, producing the protein MSSIEQQAKGKKDGEIRYLTPLNIDTSKTKKYCRFKKSGIKYVDYKDPDFLLKFVNEQGKLLPRRLTGTSLKYQRKVSVAVKRARHLALMPYVADLLK; encoded by the coding sequence ATGTCTTCAATTGAACAACAAGCAAAAGGAAAGAAGGATGGAGAGATCAGGTATCTTACTCCATTAAACATCGATACTAGCAAAACGAAGAAATATTGTCGTTTCAAGAAGTCAGGAATCAAGTATGTTGATTACAAAGATCCAGATTTCTTATTGAAGTTTGTTAACGAGCAAGGTAAATTGTTGCCAAGACGTTTAACAGGAACTTCTTTGAAATACCAAAGAAAAGTATCTGTAGCTGTAAAAAGAGCGCGTCACCTTGCGTTGATGCCATATGTAGCAGATTTATTAAAATAA
- the priA gene encoding primosomal protein N' — translation MSHFIDVILPIPLEKQFTYHITEAESNFLKPGMRVSVPFGKSKIYTAIVLRVHTQKPLAYEAKDIHQILDEEPIVTATQIQHWKWIAKYYLSTLGEVMRAALPGAFILESETIITKGDAIIEDDTLLKDDEFLVYEALQHQSSLKLQDLESILDRKNVLPVIKRLLEKQIISVEEEVYEKYKPKLVRYVKLGASHTSEDNLKELLEQLSRAPKQREVVMSLFMLSAKTQKPVKVTELTEESGASSAIVKALIDKGIFEEYHIQTDRVQYEGDENMASKNLNTHQETALREIKDAFETQNITLLHGVTSSGKTEIYVKLIEEMVDQGKQVLYLLPEIALTTQLVNRLQDYFGEKVSVFHSKYSSHERVEVWNNVLNNVPKAQIILGARSSVLLPFHKLGLIIVDEEHESSFKQFDPSPRYHARDTAIVLASLFHAKTLLGSATPSLESYFNAQQGKYGFVELAHRYNNVLMPDIELIDIKDKHKRKRMNGHFSDRLIEEITETLSEGHQVILFQNRRGFSPIVECNTCGHSPQCPNCDVSLTYHQYKNELRCHYCGYHMAMLQSCQACGSAELDSKGFGTEQVEEEAKALFPEHKIGRMDLDTTRGKFGYERIITAFEQQEVDILVGTQMLTKGLDFRNVKLVGVMNADNLLNFPDFRAHERSYQLMVQVSGRAGRTDIRGKVLIQTYDPHHRILQQVSTNSYLDMYKEQLDERYNFKYPPIYRLIKLTLKHKDYNRVNVAADWYAKSLRQFFGEYVLGPEFPPVSRIRNNYHKNILVKIPQKQSLGKTKEAIVKINNSFNSVKDFRAVRVVLNVDNY, via the coding sequence ATGTCACATTTTATTGATGTCATATTACCGATTCCTTTGGAAAAGCAGTTCACCTACCATATCACGGAGGCTGAATCAAACTTTTTGAAACCAGGCATGCGGGTTTCTGTTCCTTTTGGGAAGAGTAAAATTTACACAGCCATAGTGTTGCGTGTACATACTCAAAAACCTTTAGCGTATGAGGCAAAGGATATTCATCAAATTTTGGATGAAGAGCCTATTGTAACTGCAACACAGATTCAGCATTGGAAATGGATAGCCAAATATTATCTGTCTACCTTAGGGGAAGTTATGCGGGCAGCCCTTCCCGGAGCTTTTATTTTGGAAAGCGAAACCATAATAACCAAAGGAGACGCTATTATTGAAGATGATACGTTGTTAAAGGATGATGAATTTTTGGTGTACGAGGCCCTTCAACATCAATCGTCCTTAAAGCTTCAGGATTTGGAAAGTATTTTGGATCGAAAGAATGTCCTTCCGGTTATTAAAAGGTTGTTGGAAAAACAAATCATTTCCGTAGAAGAAGAAGTGTATGAAAAGTATAAGCCAAAATTGGTGCGGTATGTGAAACTTGGGGCTTCGCATACTTCAGAAGATAATCTGAAAGAGCTTTTAGAGCAATTGTCAAGGGCACCAAAACAACGGGAAGTGGTTATGAGCTTATTTATGCTTTCGGCCAAAACCCAAAAACCCGTTAAGGTTACGGAGCTGACAGAAGAAAGTGGGGCATCATCCGCTATAGTGAAGGCTTTGATCGACAAGGGTATTTTTGAGGAATACCATATTCAAACGGATCGCGTACAATATGAAGGCGACGAAAATATGGCTTCCAAAAATCTGAATACTCATCAGGAAACAGCATTACGAGAGATAAAGGATGCCTTTGAAACACAAAATATCACGCTGCTTCATGGGGTGACGTCTTCCGGTAAAACGGAAATTTATGTAAAGCTTATTGAGGAGATGGTGGATCAAGGAAAGCAAGTGCTGTATCTGCTGCCTGAAATAGCACTTACTACCCAGTTGGTCAATAGGCTTCAGGATTATTTTGGAGAGAAGGTTTCGGTGTTTCATTCCAAATATTCATCGCATGAACGCGTTGAGGTTTGGAACAATGTTTTGAACAACGTTCCAAAAGCTCAAATTATATTGGGTGCGCGGTCATCGGTATTGTTGCCATTTCATAAGTTAGGATTGATTATTGTGGACGAGGAACATGAATCGTCCTTTAAACAGTTTGATCCCTCTCCACGTTATCATGCAAGAGATACAGCTATTGTGTTGGCAAGTTTGTTTCATGCAAAAACGTTGTTGGGTTCTGCTACTCCAAGTTTAGAGAGTTATTTTAATGCCCAACAGGGTAAGTATGGTTTTGTGGAGTTGGCACATCGTTATAATAATGTGCTGATGCCTGATATTGAATTGATAGATATCAAGGATAAGCATAAACGCAAGCGGATGAACGGTCATTTTAGCGATCGGCTTATTGAAGAAATTACGGAAACCCTATCAGAAGGACATCAGGTAATCTTGTTTCAAAACCGCAGAGGTTTTTCGCCAATTGTAGAGTGTAATACCTGTGGACATTCTCCGCAATGTCCAAATTGCGATGTGAGTTTAACCTACCACCAATATAAAAATGAATTGCGTTGTCATTATTGTGGCTACCATATGGCAATGCTTCAATCCTGTCAAGCTTGTGGAAGTGCCGAATTGGATAGTAAAGGTTTTGGGACCGAACAGGTAGAGGAGGAGGCAAAGGCTTTGTTTCCAGAGCATAAAATAGGGCGGATGGACTTGGATACCACTAGAGGGAAATTTGGGTACGAAAGAATCATCACGGCTTTTGAACAACAGGAAGTAGATATTTTGGTGGGAACCCAAATGCTTACCAAGGGGCTCGATTTTAGGAACGTTAAGCTGGTAGGTGTGATGAATGCCGATAATTTGTTGAACTTTCCAGACTTTAGGGCGCATGAGCGCAGTTATCAACTTATGGTGCAGGTATCAGGTAGGGCGGGCCGCACGGATATACGTGGTAAGGTATTGATTCAAACCTACGATCCACATCATAGAATACTGCAACAGGTGTCTACCAATAGTTATTTGGATATGTACAAGGAACAATTGGATGAACGCTATAATTTTAAATATCCTCCTATATATAGGCTGATAAAGCTTACTTTAAAGCATAAGGATTATAACCGCGTTAATGTGGCTGCTGATTGGTATGCTAAATCACTGCGTCAATTTTTCGGGGAGTATGTGTTGGGGCCAGAGTTTCCGCCAGTATCAAGAATTAGGAATAATTACCATAAAAACATTTTGGTTAAAATTCCTCAAAAACAGTCTTTGGGAAAAACAAAAGAAGCTATCGTTAAAATAAACAATAGCTTCAATAGTGTTAAAGATTTTAGGGCTGTAAGAGTAGTTCTTAATGTTGACAATTATTAA
- a CDS encoding ABC transporter permease, with protein sequence MFSLAKENFKIALDSVKSQVLRTVLTVLIIAIGITALVGILSAVSNLENTISSDFSSMGANTFNIQRYEFTVQRHGRRERQKINPIITYRNAKDFEDQYNYPYTKTSISFYGTSSAEVKYENQKTDPEVAVIGANEQYIQNSGLEIEDGRDFNYFDIENNNSVCVIGSDLKKALLDNVNPINQTLSVRGAKFKVIGVLKSKGSTFGNNQDLRMIIPLQKARGMFTNSDINYSISVKTDKNDMLEGAQDYAVSTFRNIRKLTPVEENNFGIERSDDLLNRIGSITTYLYLAAWIISIITIIGSSIALMNILFVSVTERTREIGVRKALGAKRKTIAFQFFMEAILIGQMGGIVGILLGSLIGFIFAKVADFNFVIPWLAMFSAFTIAFIVAIVAGLLPAIKAAKLDPIESLRYE encoded by the coding sequence ATGTTTTCACTGGCTAAAGAAAATTTTAAAATCGCTCTGGACTCCGTAAAAAGTCAAGTATTACGAACTGTTTTAACTGTGTTGATAATTGCCATTGGCATCACGGCTTTGGTGGGTATTTTAAGTGCTGTTTCCAATTTGGAAAACACCATCTCCAGCGATTTTTCTTCTATGGGCGCCAATACTTTCAACATTCAACGTTACGAATTTACGGTGCAGCGTCATGGCCGCAGGGAACGCCAAAAAATAAACCCAATTATCACCTATCGCAACGCCAAGGATTTTGAAGACCAATACAACTACCCGTACACCAAAACATCTATTTCGTTTTACGGCACTTCAAGTGCGGAAGTAAAATACGAAAATCAAAAAACAGATCCCGAAGTAGCGGTTATTGGGGCCAACGAACAGTACATCCAAAATTCAGGGCTTGAAATAGAGGACGGTCGTGATTTCAACTATTTTGATATTGAAAACAACAACAGTGTTTGCGTGATTGGGAGCGATCTTAAAAAAGCGCTGTTGGATAATGTCAACCCTATCAACCAAACCTTAAGCGTTCGCGGTGCTAAATTTAAGGTCATTGGGGTGCTTAAGTCTAAAGGATCTACATTTGGCAATAATCAAGACCTTAGAATGATTATTCCCCTTCAAAAAGCCAGAGGGATGTTTACCAATTCCGACATCAATTACAGTATTAGTGTCAAAACCGATAAGAATGATATGCTTGAAGGAGCGCAAGACTATGCGGTAAGCACCTTTAGAAATATCAGAAAACTGACCCCGGTTGAAGAAAATAACTTTGGCATTGAACGCAGCGATGACCTCTTGAACCGCATTGGCTCCATAACCACTTACCTTTACCTGGCAGCATGGATCATTAGTATCATTACCATTATAGGCTCTTCCATAGCCTTGATGAACATTCTGTTTGTTTCCGTTACTGAACGCACCCGTGAAATAGGAGTGCGAAAAGCCTTAGGCGCCAAGCGTAAAACCATCGCTTTCCAGTTTTTTATGGAAGCTATTCTTATTGGCCAAATGGGTGGTATTGTAGGTATCCTGCTGGGCAGCCTTATTGGCTTTATTTTTGCAAAAGTAGCCGACTTTAATTTTGTTATTCCATGGTTGGCAATGTTCTCGGCTTTTACCATAGCGTTTATTGTGGCTATTGTGGCAGGATTGCTTCCCGCCATAAAAGCCGCCAAACTAGATCCAATAGAATCTTTACGTTACGAATAG
- a CDS encoding LytTR family DNA-binding domain-containing protein, which produces MTLNCVVVDDSAIQRLSIVKLIENHPSLNLIAEYSSALETKNGLNTHKVDLIFLDIEMPVLNGFELLDVLNNKPQIIFVTGKTEYAFKAFNYDATDYLQKPITRERFNISVDKAIEQHKLKMDFNETDGEHIFVKSNLKKRKVYIKDIKWIEALGDYVKLVTEENSLVVLSTMKAFEKELPEGKFLRIHKSYIVNLDKVDRFNSKNVEVGAYEIPLSRNKKTQLVDALNNI; this is translated from the coding sequence ATGACTTTAAACTGTGTAGTAGTTGACGATTCTGCAATCCAGCGCTTATCCATCGTAAAGTTAATAGAGAACCATCCTTCTCTAAACCTAATTGCAGAGTACAGCAGTGCTTTAGAAACCAAAAATGGTTTAAACACACACAAAGTAGATTTAATCTTTTTGGACATCGAGATGCCCGTTTTGAATGGGTTTGAGTTATTGGACGTATTAAATAATAAGCCCCAAATTATTTTTGTGACCGGTAAAACCGAATATGCCTTTAAAGCTTTTAACTACGATGCTACCGACTACCTTCAAAAACCAATTACCAGAGAGCGCTTTAATATTTCTGTAGACAAGGCCATTGAACAGCACAAACTTAAAATGGACTTTAACGAAACTGACGGCGAACATATATTTGTAAAAAGTAACCTAAAAAAACGAAAAGTATATATTAAGGACATTAAGTGGATTGAAGCCCTTGGCGATTACGTTAAATTGGTAACCGAGGAAAACAGCTTAGTGGTACTTTCTACTATGAAAGCTTTTGAAAAAGAACTTCCAGAAGGCAAGTTTTTAAGGATTCACAAATCCTATATTGTAAACCTTGACAAAGTAGACCGCTTTAACAGTAAAAATGTAGAAGTTGGCGCTTATGAAATTCCATTAAGTAGAAACAAAAAAACGCAACTTGTAGATGCGTTAAATAATATTTAA
- a CDS encoding DUF6495 family protein — MKYSRLTKEQFEELHQEFINFLATQSITAEEWADIKTNKPEVAEQELDVFSDLVWEGVLGKVVYLEHISPQQIHLFYCTEEHMQLIAIRLKNAIDLTTRDGFNWLRENLMDEDVEFLNAKKEYSDDKALDKFKLIQQGGVITKGELYQFFDKLIN, encoded by the coding sequence ATGAAATATTCAAGGCTTACCAAGGAGCAATTTGAAGAATTGCATCAAGAGTTTATAAATTTTTTGGCAACGCAATCCATTACCGCAGAGGAATGGGCAGATATCAAAACTAACAAACCAGAAGTAGCAGAGCAGGAACTGGATGTGTTCAGTGATTTGGTTTGGGAAGGGGTTCTGGGAAAGGTTGTGTATTTGGAACATATTTCTCCACAACAAATCCACCTGTTTTATTGTACCGAAGAGCACATGCAACTTATTGCCATTAGACTAAAGAATGCCATCGACCTAACCACAAGAGATGGATTTAATTGGTTACGTGAAAACTTAATGGACGAAGACGTAGAGTTTCTGAATGCTAAAAAAGAGTATTCCGATGATAAAGCTTTAGACAAGTTTAAGCTTATTCAACAAGGCGGAGTGATTACCAAAGGAGAGCTTTATCAGTTTTTTGATAAATTGATAAACTAA
- the rplI gene encoding 50S ribosomal protein L9, which yields MELILRQDVENLGFKDDIVTVKNGYGRNFLIPQGFAVMATASAKKVLAETLKQRAFKEKKIVDEATKIAEALKALEIKIASKAGAGDKLFGSVTNMDLADALQKEGHTIEKKFINVIGGSVKRLGKYEAVIRLHREVTVELPFEVIAEA from the coding sequence ATGGAACTTATATTAAGACAAGACGTTGAAAATTTAGGATTTAAAGACGATATTGTAACAGTTAAGAACGGTTATGGTAGAAACTTTTTGATTCCTCAAGGATTTGCTGTAATGGCTACAGCTTCTGCTAAAAAAGTATTGGCAGAGACTTTAAAGCAAAGAGCTTTTAAAGAAAAGAAAATTGTTGACGAGGCTACTAAAATTGCTGAGGCTTTGAAAGCTTTGGAAATCAAGATTGCTTCTAAGGCTGGTGCTGGAGATAAATTGTTTGGTTCTGTTACCAACATGGATTTGGCAGATGCTTTACAAAAAGAAGGTCACACTATCGAGAAGAAATTCATCAATGTAATTGGTGGTTCTGTTAAGAGATTAGGAAAATACGAGGCAGTGATAAGATTGCACCGTGAAGTGACTGTAGAGTTACCATTCGAAGTTATTGCTGAAGCATAA